The Bacillus sp. SM2101 region TCATAGTAATCTAGATATTCTTTCATCGCTTCACGTTTAATCGGCCTTATCGGCTGTTGCATTAAATGATCAAGTTTGTTGTAAATTTCCGCTGTATCGTGCCATGTTGAGATTGCGTATCCTTTCTTTTCCATAGAAAGACACCCCTTTATTCTTCGGTAATTCCTTTAAAAATCATATCTAAAATGTGATCTAATTCCGAAGTTGCACCTACTTTAGAATCTTCTTCAAGCCACCTGAATAAGAGCCCATAATAACTACCCATAATTAACGTAACGATCTCACTTTGTGAAAAAGTTGCTTTGATCTCACCTTTTTCCTGACTTTCTCTAATTAAGTTTTCTAATATTCTTCTAATTTGCAAGTAAGGAGTTTCTTTATCACTTTTATTAATAATTGATGAGAAAACTACACGCCCTGTAAGCTGTAAATAGGGTAAAGAATCTTCTAGAAGTCTAAGCATAATGGTTCTAATCTTTTCAATTGTTTGCGAGGATTTATAAAGTGGGTCGTCCATTAAATCTAATAGATCAGCTACTTCTTCTTCTGCAATTCCAATCAACAAACTTTCTTTATTCGGAAAATGCTTAAAAAAAGTACTCTTTGCGATATCTGACATTTCTGTAATGTCTTCTATTGATGTTTTCTCATAGCCTTTATCTCGGAATAAATAACGTGCTGACTTGAGAATATTTGTTGTGGTTTTCATTTTCTTACGCTCTCGCCTGGATAGGTTATACGAACTATGATTGTTAATGTTTTTTCCTCCTAGTTACGCTTTTTCCTAGGCTCTTTTCGTATACATTGAAGCTATTACTAATTTCTTAAGTGTTCAATGGGATTGTATAGGATAATCATTGTATTTAAGATGAGGATACGTGTTATTCCTTCATACGAAAACAGCCTTTTCCTAATAACGGTATTATATATCAGTCTATTTTTATTGTAAAGTCTGAATATAAAATATATTCTAATTATATACTTGATTATTAAATCGTACTAAGGTATACTTTTCTCAGAAAAAACTATTTCCATATTTGGAATAGCATATATAATATAGTTAGAGGCTTTTCTATTATGTGTATTTTTCTGAATTTTCAGTACTGTTTATGCCACCTTCATCTACCATGACTCCATATTAAAAGTAAAATATGCATCACCACTGCGCTTACAACTACAGGAATCTATTATTTTCCAAACACTTTATCATGAACTTTGTAGCATTCGTTACTTATTGTCATTACAAGATCGAAAAATTATCAGTAGAAGAAAAGATGCTGTAATTTAATTGGCTACGGTGTATTTCTTAGTAACACAAATCAATACGAATGTAGCCTTTAATCTATTAGTGGAGGTTTTGTATGGGGGGGAAATACTTAATTTCTCATGATGTAGGTACGAGTTCCAATAA contains the following coding sequences:
- a CDS encoding TetR/AcrR family transcriptional regulator, whose product is MKTTTNILKSARYLFRDKGYEKTSIEDITEMSDIAKSTFFKHFPNKESLLIGIAEEEVADLLDLMDDPLYKSSQTIEKIRTIMLRLLEDSLPYLQLTGRVVFSSIINKSDKETPYLQIRRILENLIRESQEKGEIKATFSQSEIVTLIMGSYYGLLFRWLEEDSKVGATSELDHILDMIFKGITEE